A genomic region of Alnus glutinosa chromosome 11, dhAlnGlut1.1, whole genome shotgun sequence contains the following coding sequences:
- the LOC133882671 gene encoding uncharacterized protein LOC133882671 — MQGGGGGEEVSIEELASNLATYEDQLHQVRQLLVDDPGNSEYVDMERELKEVIALTEELLATAKQNDISGSDIGTSGRVSPSLLQSKGNKMDLGIMSDYHANFPIGTRVQAVWSEDGEWYDGTIEAHTPNGFHICYDGWGNREEVDPANVRPIQEGVVNTLAEAERVAEATKQAIKRKIALAASVDFQSRSLPAKLRIDPTDPEDVKTAKRKKIHAFKSKMRLEQLEVTQNKRQNAWQQFQTTKGKTKKIGFFSGRKRESIFKSPEDPFGKVGVTGSGKGLTEFQKREKHLHLKGATVEADEG; from the exons GTCAGACAGCTTTTGGTTGATGATCCTGGAAACTCCGAATATGTGGACATGGAAAGGGAGCTTAAAGAG GTGATTGCTTTGACGGAAGAACTCCTTGCAACTGCAAAGCAAAATGATATTTCTGGATCAGATATTGGGACTAGTGGCAGGGTGTCCCCAAGTTTGCTCCAGTCTAAGGGTAACAAAATG GACTTGGGAATCATGTCTGATTATCACGCAAACTTTCCCATTGGCACTAGAGTTCAAGCTGTTTGGAGTGAAGATGGGGAGTg GTATGATGGAACAATTGAGGCACATACTCCAAATGGATTTCATATTTGCTATGATGGATGGGGGAACAGAGAAGAG GTGGATCCTGCCAACGTAAGGCCAATTCAAGAGGGTGTTGTCAATACTTTGGCGGAAGCTGAGAGAGTGGCTGAAGCTACCAAGCAAGCTATCAAACGTAAGATTGCGCTAGCTGCTTCCGTGGACTTCCAATCACGGAGTTTACCAGCGAAGCTTCGTATAGATCCTACTGACCCAGAGGATGTG AAAACTGCCAAGCGTAAGAAGATACATGCTTTTAAGTCAAAGATGCGGCTGGAGCAACTCGAAGTAACACAGAATAAGCGGCAGAATGCCTGGCAGCAGTTCCAAACAACCAAAGGCAAGACTAAGAAG ATTGGTTTCTTTTCCGGGCGCAAGCGGGAGAGCATTTTCAAGTCTCCTGAAGACCCATTTGGTAAGGTTGGCGTGACTGGAAGTGGAAAGGGTTTGACAGAGTTTCAGAAGAGGGAAAAGCACTTACATCTCAAGGGAGCGACTGTTGAGGCTGATGAAGGTTAA
- the LOC133881619 gene encoding cullin-associated NEDD8-dissociated protein 1, giving the protein MAANLAMTGILEKMTGKDKDYRYMATSDLLNELNKDSFKADSDLEIKLSNIIIQQLDDAAGDVSGLAVKCLAPLVKKVSETRVVEMANKLCDKLLNGKDQHRDIASIALKTIVGEVATESLAQSILVAVTPQLIKGINGPGPSTEIKCECLDILCDVLHKFGNLMAADHELLLGALLPQLNSNQASVRKKTVSCIASLASSLSDDLLAKATIEVVRNLRNKGRKSEMTRTNIQMIGALSRAVGYRFGPHLGDTVPVLINYCTSASENDEELREYSLQALESFLLRCPRDISSYCDKILHLSLEYLSYDPNFTDNMEEDTDDESHEEEEDDESANEYTDDEDVSWKVRRAAAKCLAALIVSRPELLSKLYDEACPKLIDRFKEREENVKMDVFNTFIELLRQTGNVTKGQNDRNDLSPRWLLKQEVPKIVKSINRQLREKSIKTKVGAFSVLKELVVVLPDCLADHIGSLIPGIEKALSDKSSTSNLKIEALIFTRLVLASHSPPVFHPHIKALSGPVLSAVGERYYKVTAEALRVCGELVRVVRPNIEGLGFDFKAYVHPIYNAIMSRLTNQDQDQEVKECAISCMGLVLATFGDNLSTELAACLPVLVDRMGNEITRLTAVKAFAVIAASPLQIDLSCVLEHVIAELTAFLRKANRALRQATLGTLNSLIVAYGDSIGPSAYEVIIVELSTLISDSDLHMTALALELCCTLMADRRSSPNIGLAVRNKVLPQALTLIKSSLLQGQALSALQNFFAALVYSANTSFDALLDSLLSSAKPSPQSGGVAKQALFSIAQCVAVLCLAAGDKKCSSTVEMLTEILKDDSSTNSAKQHLSLLCLGEIGRRKDLSSHAHIENIVIESFQSPFEEIKSAASYALGNIAVGNLSKYLPFILDQIDNQQKKQYLLLHSLKEVIVRQSVDKAEFQDSSVEKILKLLFNHCESEEEGVRNVVAECLGKIALIEPAKLVPALKVRTTSPAAFTRATVVIAVKYSIVERPEKIDEIIYPEISSFLMLIKDHDRHVRRAAVLALSTFAHNKPNLIKGLLPELLPLLYDQTIVKQDLIRTVDLGPFKHIVDDGLELRKAAFECVDTLLDSCLDQVNPSSFIVPYLKSGLDDHYDVKMPCHLILSKLADKCPSAVLAVLDSLVDPLQKTINFKPKQDAVKQEVDRNEDMIRSALRAIASLNRISGGDCSLKFKNLMTEIQRSPALWEKYYSIRNE; this is encoded by the exons ATGGCGGCCAATTTAGCAATGACTGGTATACTAGAAAAG ATGACCGGAAAGGATAAAGATTACAGATATATGGCAACATCTGATTTGCTAAACGAGTTAAACAAAGATAGTTTTAAAGCTGATTCTGATCTGGAGATAAAATTGTCAAATATAATCATACAACAGCTTGACGATGCAGCAGGAGATGTTTCGGGATTGGCCGTGAAATG TCTTGCTCCATTGGTCAAGAAGGTGAGTGAGACACGTGTTGTGGAGATGGCTAATAAACTCTGTGATAAACTGCTAAATGGGAAGGATCAACATCGTGACATTGCTAGCATAGCTTTGAAGACAATAGTTGGTGAAGTTGCAACAGAATCTCTGGCACAATCTATTCTTGTTGCAGTCACGCCACAATTGATAAAAGGAATTAATGGGCCT GGACCGAGTACAGAGATTAAGTGTGAATGTCTTGATATCTTATGTGATGTCCTCCATAAATTTGGTAATCTAATGGCAGCCGACCACGAACTACTTTTAGGTGCTCTGTTGCCCCAGTTGAATTCCAATCAAGCTAGTGTTAGAAAGAAGACCGTGTCTTGTATTG CATCTCTTGCTTCAAGCTTGTCAGATGATTTGCTGGCTAAGGCAACAATTGAAGTTGTTAGGAACTTGAGAAATAAGGGCAGAAAATCGGAAATGACCCGTACAAACATTCAAATGATTGGTGCTTTGAG TCGCGCTGTTGGATATCGATTTGGACCACATCTTGGTGACACGGTTCCGGTGCTGATAAATTACTGCACAAGTGCATCAGAGAATGATGAGGAGCTTCGTGAGTATAGCTTGCAG GCACTAGAAAGCTTTCTGCTCAGGTGCCCTAGGGATATCTCTTCATATTGTGATAAAATTCTTCATCTTTCCCTGGAATATCTAAGTTATGACCCAAACTTCACTGATAACATGGAGGAGGACACTGATGATGAGAGTCatgaggaggaggaagatga CGAGAGTGCAAATGAATACACAGATGATGAGGATGTAAGCTGGAAAGTCCGAAGAGCCGCTGCTAAATGCTTAGCAGCATTAATTGTGTCTCGTCCTGAACTGCTCTCAAAGCTATATGACGAG GCTTGTCCAAAATTGATCGATAGATTCAAAGAGAGGGAGGAAAATGTGAAG ATGGATGTGTTCAATACATTCATTGAGCTACTGCGGCAAACTGGAAATGTTACAAAAGGGCAGAATGACAGGAATGATTTGAG TCCAAGATGGTTATTGAAGCAAGAAGTGCCAAAGATTGTTAAATCTATAAATAGGCAGCTACGTGAGAAATCCATCAAGACAAAG GTTGGTGCATTTTCTGTTTTGAAGGAACTTGTGGTTGTCTTGCCAGACTGTCTTGCAGACCACATTGGATCACTCATTCCAGGAATTGAAAAAGCATTAAGT GACAAGTCCTCTACCTCAAATTTGAAGATTGAAGCTCTTATATTTACTAGATTGGTGTTAGCTTCTCATTCTCCTCCTGTTTTCCACCCTCACATTAAG GCTCTTTCTGGTCCCGTTCTATCTGCTGTTGGTGAGCGTTATTACAAAGTTACGGCTGAGGCATTAAGAGTATGTGGGGAACTTGTCCGTGTTGTGCGCCCAAATATAGAG GGTTTAGGCTTTGATTTTAAAGCTTATGTTCATCCAATATACAATGCCATAATGTCACGCTTGACAAACCAAGACCAAGATCAG GAGGTCAAAGAATGTGCTATCTCGTGCATGGGACTTGTTCTGGCAACATTTGGTGATAACCTCAGCACAGAATTGGCTGCTTGCCTTCCTGTACTTGTTGATAGAATGGGAAATGAGATAACCCGACTTACAGCTGTGAAG GCATTTGCTGTCATAGCTGCTTCTCCCCTTCAGATCGATTTATCATGTGTTTTGGAGCATGTAATTGCAGAACTGACAGCATTCCTAAGGAAG GCTAATCGGGCTTTAAGGCAGGCTACATTGGGAACCCTAAATTCCCTTATAGTTGCTTATGGTGATAGTATTGGTCCATCTGCTTATGAAGTTATCATTGTGGAACTTTCAACTCTGATAAG TGATTCAGACTTGCATATGACGGCTCTTGCCCTCGAACTCTGTTGCACCCTGATGGCCGACAGGAGGTCAAGCCCAAATATTGGTTTGGCTGTTAGAAACAAAGTTCTTCCACAAGCACTAACATTAATCAAAAGCTCGTTGCTGCAGGGGCAAGCCCTTTCG GCTTTGCAAAACTTTTTTGCTGCATTAGTTTATTCAGCAAACACAAGTTTTGATGCCTTACTGGACTCTCTTCTTTCAAGTGCTAAACCATCTCCACAGTCCGGTGGTGTTGCAAAACAGGCTTTGTTTTCAATAGCTCAATGTGTGGCTGTTCTCTGCCTTGCTGCTGGTGATAAGAAATGCTCATCAACTGTTGAAATGCTTACTGAAATTCTCAAAGACGACAGTAGTACCAATTCA GCTAAGCAGCACCTTTCCTTGCTATGCCTTGGGGAAATCGGGAGAAGAAAAGATCTAAGTTCCCATGCACATATAGAGAATATTGTTATCGAGTCCTTTCAATCTCCCTTTGAAGAGATAAAGTCTGCTGCCTCCTATGCTCTTGGAAATATTGCTGTTGGTAATCTATCCAAGTATTTGCCTTTTATCTTGGACCAAATTGATAATCAGCAGAAGAAACAATATCTTTTGCTTCATTCCTTGAAGGAG GTCATCGTAAGACAGTCTGTTGATAAAGCAGAATTTCAGGATTCTAGTGTTGAGAAGATTCTTAAGTTACTATTTAACCACTGTGAAAGTGAGGAAGAGGGTGTTCGCAATGTTGTAGCTGAGTGTCTCGGGAAAATTGCACTAATTGAACCTGCAAAACTTGTTCCTGCACTAAAG GTACGGACAACCAGTCCAGCAGCATTCACTAGAGCTACGGTTGTCATTGCTGTAAAATATTCTATTGTTGAGAGACCTGAGAAGATAGATGAGATTATATACCCTGAGATATCATCATTCTTGATGCTTATTAAGGATCATGACCGG CATGTTAGGCGTGCAGCTGTGTTGGCTTTAAGTACATTTGCTCACAATAAGCCAAACCTTATTAAGGGGCTTCTTCCAGAATTATTGCCGCTTCTTTATGATCAGACAATTGTTAAG CAAGATTTAATAAGGACAGTTGATCTTGGTCCTTTCAAGCACATTGTGGATGATGGACTTGAGTTGAGAAAGGCTGCTTTTGAATGTGTGGACACATTGCTGGATAGTTGTCTTGATCAAGTGAATCCTTCATCTTTTATCGTTCCTTACCTCAAATCTGGTCTGGATG ATCATTATGATGTGAAAATGCCTTGCCACCTTATCCTCTCAAAACTTGCAGATAAGTGTCCATCTGCTGTACTGGCAG TGTTGGACTCGTTGGTGGATCCTCTGCAGAAGACTATAAATTTTAAGCCAAAGCAAGATGCCGTCAAGCAAGAAGTAGATCGTAATGAAGACATGATCCGCAGTGCTCTTCGCGCGATTGCATCCTTGAATCGCATAAG TGGAGGAGATTGCAGCCTTAAATTCAAGAACCTTATGACTGAAATACAGAGATCTCCTGCACTATGGGAAAAGTACTATTCCATCAGGAATGAGTGA
- the LOC133881356 gene encoding UPF0481 protein At3g47200-like, which translates to MGEYCIYKLPDPLRKLNEEAHNPQVISIGPFHYGNKKLKIMEKHKASYLEAFIKRAKINICKEDLEHAVKGFEKSVRHCYAETIDHLNSDDFVTMILTDASFIIELFIRNMFGHWSSDDKIKLKPWLAARMQLDFILLENQLHFFIIDKLFDLAFPSGSGLPSFVELTFEYFSSYNRQKMSPCPKSEIFHFADLLRKFYLPPCLPYREPKIIEHMYTATQLVEVGLKFEADRSSNCLLALDYKKGVLKISRFILEDDIELYVRNILALEQCHYPNQEYVTDYFILLDFLLNGGEKDLGLLRQQGILVIGFGNKYITNFINNLGTGMINSTMNSKYYDICIKLRKFYEEPGWLEYIHA; encoded by the coding sequence ATGGGTGAATATTGTATCTACAAGCTTCCTGATCCCCTTCGCAAATTGAACGAAGAAGCCCACAATCCTCAGGTTATTTCAATAGGGCCTTTTCACTATGgcaacaaaaaattgaaaatcatgGAAAAGCATAAAGCGAGCTATCTTGAGGCATTCATTAAACGGGCCAAGATAAATATATGCAAGGAGGATTTAGAACACGCTGTAAAaggttttgaaaaaagtgttcGTCACTGTTATGCAGAGACTATTGATCATCTTAATAGTGATGATTTTGTGACAATGATCCTGACGGATGCAAGCTTCATAATTGAGCTTTTTATCAGAAATATGTTTGGCCACTGGAGTTCTGACgacaagataaaattaaagCCATGGTTGGCTGCTAGAATGCAGCTAGactttattttacttgaaaatcaacttcatttctttattattgACAAATTATTTGACCTTGCATTTCCATCTGGGTCAGGACTCCCTTCGTTCGTTGAGCTTACCTTTGAGTACTTTTCTTCTTACAACAGACAAAAAATGTCTCCCTGTCCTAAATCGGAAATATTCCATTTTGCTGATTTGCTTAGAAAATTTTACCTGCCTCCTTGCCTACCATACAGAGAGCCTAAAATAATTGAACATATGTACACTGCAACCCAGCTGGTTGAGGTAGGATTGAAGTTTGAGGCGGATCGTTCAAGCAATTGTTTACTTGCCCTTGACTACAAGAAGGGAGTGTTGAAAATCTCACGCTTTATCTTGGAAGATGACATTGAGCTTTATGTGCGAAACATCTTAGCTTTGGAGCAATGTCACTATCCAAATCAAGAATATGTTACTGATTATTTTATCTTGTTAGATTTCCTTCTCAACGGCGGTGAAAAAGATTTGGGTTTACTTCGTCAGCAGGGGATCTTGGTTATTGGGTTTGGTAACAAGTATATAACTAATTTCATCAACAATCTGGGCACAGGTATGATTAATTCAACCATGAACTCCAAGTATTATGATATTTGTATCAAATTGAGAAAGTTCTACGAGGAGCCTGGTTGGCTGgaatatatacatgcatga